The Thermothielavioides terrestris NRRL 8126 chromosome 2, complete sequence genome includes a region encoding these proteins:
- a CDS encoding mitochondrial 54S ribosomal protein YmL3 produces the protein MLLARPGAPSAPTRRAALRPAAASRCAAVRNQSTTAAVPQIPPVEDDADDYDGTDHVRFPPLEKLPPRATSLPSPPPQRALESAKLAALHARLSLPEKLPLQTLARALVDSSADENPQFNNTNLAFVGQALINYQVSEWLMCRYPRLPMNVLFAAMKGYAGQQSLHQVARSWGIEHAAAPGGEVDPGLLQFSLHKPGDAIVGFGYTRAEHENVLKRNWRHGIASRVVFDDDFGELVHTDEELAQMSRRADTEYGNKLTRALAERAYANCARAVVGALYAHAGREPARAFVRAHVLSRTLDVARLFGFKNPTRELRMLCAREDFEPPVARLLSETGRASRTPVFVVGIFSGRDKLGEAAGPSLEHARTKAAMNALKAWYLYSPGEHVRVPSDMLAEDARPWEPAYIDIGEIIGR, from the coding sequence ATGCTCCTGGCTCGCCCGGGCGCCCCCTCGGCCCCGACTCGGCGGGCCGCTCtccggccggcagcagcgtctAGGTGCGCCGCCGTGCGGAATCAGTCAACAACCGCTGCCGTGCCCCAGATACCCCCGGTAgaagacgacgccgacgactaCGATGGGACAGACCACGTGCGCTTTCCCCCTCTCGAGAAACTCCCGCCGCGAGCGACCAGCCTACCATCACCGCCGCCCCAAAGGGCCCTGGAGTCGGCCAAGCTGGCCGCCCTGCATGCCCGTCTCTCCCTCCCCGAAAAGCTGCCGCTCCAGACGCTCGCCCGGGCGCTGGTCGACTCCTCCGCCGACGAAAACCCGCAGTTCAACAACACAAACCTCGCTTTTGTCGGCCAGGCCCTCATCAACTACCAGGTCAGCGAGTGGCTCATGTGCCGGTACCCGCGCCTGCCCATGAACGTCCTGTTCGCCGCCATGAAAGGCTACGCCGGCCAGCAGTCGCTCCACCAAGTGGCGCGCTCGTGGGGCAtcgagcacgccgccgcgccgggcggcgaggtcgaccCGGGCCTCCTGCAGTTCTCGCTGCACAAGCCGGGCGACGCCATCGTCGGGTTCGGGTACACGCGCGCCGAGCACGAGAACGTGCTGAAGCGCAACTGGCGGCACGGAATCGCCAGCCGCGTGGTGTTCGACGACGACTTCGGCGAGCTGGTCCACACggacgaggagctggcccagatgagccgccgcgccgacaCCGAGTACGGCAACAAGCTGACACGCGCCCTGGCGGAGCGCGCCTACGCCAActgcgcgcgcgccgtcgtggGCGCCCTCTACgcgcacgccggccgcgagccgGCCCGCGCCTTCGTCCGCGCGCACGTGCTCTCGCGCACGCTCGACGTGGCGCGCCTGTTCGGCTTCAAAAACCCGACGCGCGAGCTGCGCATGCTGTGCGCGCGCGAGGACTTCGAGCCGCCGGTGGCGCGCCTGCTGTCCGAGACGGGCCGCGCCTCGCGCACCcccgtcttcgtcgtcggcatcTTCTCGGGCCGCGACaagctcggcgaggccgccggcccgAGCCTCGAGCACGCCCGCACCAAGGCCGCCATGAACGCCCTCAAGGCCTGGTACCTCTACAGCCCCGGCGAGCACGTCCGCGTGCCCAGCGACAtgctcgccgaggacgcccGCCCCTGGGAGCCCGCCTACATCGACATCGGCGAGATCATCGGGCGGTAG